A window from Streptomyces sp. NBC_00271 encodes these proteins:
- a CDS encoding MarR family winged helix-turn-helix transcriptional regulator, producing MDQEFPALERELTLLLRRARASSGEMAREVHPDLESSAYGLLFRLDECGRQRATELAAYIGVGKATMSRQLHALEELGLVAREPDPVDGRAWLVRLTDEGRHRFRTVREARRARYVRELAGWDPHEVAELARLLHQLNRVMEK from the coding sequence GTGGACCAGGAATTCCCCGCGCTGGAGCGGGAGCTGACCCTGCTGCTGCGGCGCGCCCGGGCCAGTTCCGGCGAGATGGCCCGCGAGGTCCACCCCGACCTGGAGTCCTCCGCGTACGGGCTCCTCTTCCGCCTCGACGAGTGCGGCCGCCAGCGCGCCACCGAGCTGGCCGCGTACATCGGCGTGGGCAAGGCCACGATGTCCCGTCAGCTCCATGCCCTGGAGGAGCTCGGTCTGGTCGCCCGTGAGCCCGACCCCGTCGACGGGCGTGCCTGGCTCGTCCGTCTCACGGACGAGGGCCGGCACCGGTTCCGTACGGTGCGGGAGGCGCGCCGGGCACGGTACGTCCGTGAACTCGCGGGCTGGGACCCGCACGAGGTCGCCGAACTGGCCCGGCTGCTCCACCAGCTGAACCGGGTCATGGAGAAGTAA
- a CDS encoding AurF N-oxygenase family protein: MTTVTEVDVLRDALGLLKDREQVAERLLDSSAKHSFDPDKELDWDAPFEEGKWFWPPELVSLYDTPLWKRMSEEQRILLSHHEAAALASLGIWFEIILMQLLVRHIYDKAATSAHVRYALTEIEDECRHSKMFARLISRGGMPYYPVSRTHLNLGRVFKTISTTPGSFTATLLGEEILDWMQRLTFPDERVQSLVRGVTRIHVVEEARHVRYAREELRRQMVTAPRWSQEFTRVTSGEFARIFSVAFVNPEVYPNVGLDQREAVAQVRASGHRREVMQTGAKRLTDFLDDIGVLRGVGRRLWKASGLLA; the protein is encoded by the coding sequence ATGACGACCGTGACGGAAGTGGACGTGCTGCGCGATGCGCTCGGTCTGCTCAAGGACCGGGAGCAGGTCGCCGAGCGGCTGCTCGACTCCTCCGCCAAGCACTCCTTCGACCCGGACAAGGAGCTGGACTGGGACGCGCCCTTCGAGGAGGGCAAGTGGTTCTGGCCGCCGGAGCTGGTGTCGCTGTACGACACCCCGCTGTGGAAGCGGATGAGCGAGGAGCAGCGGATTCTGCTCTCGCACCACGAGGCCGCCGCGCTGGCTTCGCTGGGGATCTGGTTCGAGATCATCCTGATGCAGTTGCTGGTGCGGCACATTTACGACAAGGCGGCGACGAGTGCGCATGTGCGCTACGCGCTGACCGAGATCGAGGACGAGTGCCGGCACTCGAAGATGTTCGCCCGGCTGATCTCGCGCGGTGGAATGCCGTACTACCCGGTGAGCCGGACGCATCTGAATCTGGGACGGGTCTTCAAGACCATCTCGACCACGCCCGGGTCCTTCACGGCGACTCTGCTCGGCGAGGAGATCCTCGACTGGATGCAGCGGCTGACCTTTCCCGACGAGCGGGTGCAGAGCCTCGTACGAGGGGTCACGCGCATCCACGTGGTGGAGGAGGCGCGGCACGTGCGGTACGCGCGGGAGGAGCTGCGACGGCAGATGGTGACGGCACCGCGATGGTCGCAGGAGTTCACTCGGGTGACGTCGGGGGAGTTCGCCCGGATCTTCTCCGTCGCCTTCGTCAATCCCGAGGTCTACCCGAACGTCGGCCTCGACCAGCGGGAGGCCGTGGCGCAGGTGCGGGCGAGCGGGCACCGGCGGGAGGTCATGCAGACCGGCGCCAAGCGACTGACCGACTTCCTGGACGACATCGGGGTGCTGCGGGGGGTCGGGCGGCGGCTGTGGAAGGCGTCGGGGCTGCTGGCCTGA
- a CDS encoding styrene monooxygenase/indole monooxygenase family protein, giving the protein MRKILVVGAGQSGLQLALGLQSHGYEVTLMSNRTADEIRTGRVMSTQCMFHTALQHERDLQLNFWESQAPKIEGLGVSVAAPGSHDPGPTQRAIDWVGRLDGYAQSVDQRVKMAGWMETFAQRGGQLVIHGAAVSDLDYFARTYDLVLVSAGKGELVSMFGRDAVRSPYTQPQRALAVAYVHGLGPRPEHPDYDAVRCNLVPGVGELFVMPTLTTTGRADILFWEGIPGGPVDAFNGIKDPAEHLSLTLELMEKFVPWEYARATKVELTDANGTLSGRYAPTVRNPIGRLPGGGLVLGVADVVVANDPITGQGSNSASKCAAAYLGAILEHEDKEFDEAWMRSAFDRYWDTAQHVTKWTNAMLGVPPEHVLNLIGAGGQIPAVAHRFANGFNDPADFENFFYEPEKVEAYLASVTGA; this is encoded by the coding sequence ATGCGGAAGATACTCGTCGTCGGAGCCGGTCAGTCCGGACTCCAGCTTGCCCTCGGCCTCCAGTCGCACGGGTACGAGGTCACCCTGATGTCGAACCGGACGGCGGACGAGATCCGCACCGGCCGCGTCATGTCGACGCAGTGCATGTTCCACACGGCACTCCAGCACGAGCGCGATCTCCAGCTGAACTTCTGGGAGTCCCAGGCCCCGAAGATCGAAGGACTCGGCGTCTCGGTCGCCGCCCCCGGCTCGCACGACCCCGGTCCGACCCAGCGGGCCATCGACTGGGTGGGCCGGCTCGACGGCTACGCGCAGTCGGTCGACCAGCGGGTGAAGATGGCCGGCTGGATGGAGACGTTCGCGCAGCGCGGCGGCCAACTGGTCATCCACGGCGCGGCGGTCTCCGACCTGGACTACTTCGCCCGTACGTACGACCTGGTCCTGGTGTCGGCGGGCAAGGGTGAGCTGGTCTCCATGTTCGGCCGGGACGCCGTCCGTTCCCCGTACACGCAGCCGCAGCGCGCCCTCGCCGTCGCCTACGTCCACGGTCTGGGCCCGCGCCCCGAGCACCCCGACTACGACGCGGTCCGCTGCAACCTGGTCCCCGGCGTCGGCGAGCTCTTCGTCATGCCGACCCTCACCACCACCGGCCGTGCGGACATCCTCTTCTGGGAGGGCATACCCGGCGGCCCGGTCGACGCCTTCAACGGCATCAAGGACCCCGCCGAACACCTCTCCCTGACCCTGGAACTCATGGAGAAGTTCGTGCCGTGGGAGTACGCCCGGGCCACCAAGGTCGAACTCACCGACGCCAACGGAACACTGTCCGGACGCTACGCCCCCACCGTCCGCAACCCGATCGGCCGCCTCCCCGGCGGCGGTCTGGTCCTGGGCGTCGCCGACGTGGTCGTCGCCAACGACCCGATCACCGGCCAGGGCTCCAACTCCGCCTCCAAGTGCGCGGCGGCGTACCTCGGCGCGATCCTCGAGCACGAGGACAAGGAGTTCGACGAGGCGTGGATGCGGTCCGCGTTCGACCGGTACTGGGACACGGCCCAGCACGTGACGAAGTGGACGAACGCCATGCTGGGCGTCCCGCCGGAGCACGTCCTCAATCTGATCGGGGCCGGGGGTCAGATTCCGGCGGTGGCGCATCGTTTCGCCAATGGGTTCAACGACCCGGCGGACTTCGAGAACTTCTTCTATGAACCGGAGAAGGTGGAGGCGTACCTGGCTTCCGTGACGGGGGCCTGA
- a CDS encoding GTP-binding protein — translation MDSVVSEGAPRTASPASAPMPLAPVPLPESDENLQAWQTDRTRAPIATKIVVAGGFGVGKTTLVTAVSEITPLQTEALMTQASEETDDLTGTPDKVTTTVAMDFGRITLDDDLVLYLFGTPGQQRFWFMWDDLVRGAIGAVVLADTRRLKDCFPALDYFESCGLPYVVAVNHFDGSERFDADDVRDALTVPPHIPVMIMDARRRISVVETLLALVGHALDASPE, via the coding sequence ATGGACTCCGTCGTCTCTGAGGGTGCGCCGAGAACGGCCTCCCCCGCCTCGGCTCCGATGCCTCTGGCCCCGGTGCCGCTGCCCGAGTCCGACGAGAACCTCCAGGCCTGGCAGACCGACCGCACCCGCGCCCCGATCGCGACGAAGATCGTGGTGGCGGGCGGCTTCGGCGTGGGCAAGACCACGCTGGTGACCGCGGTCTCCGAGATCACGCCCCTCCAGACGGAGGCGCTGATGACCCAGGCCAGCGAGGAGACCGACGACCTCACCGGCACCCCGGACAAGGTGACCACGACCGTGGCCATGGACTTCGGCCGCATCACACTCGACGACGACCTGGTCCTGTACCTCTTCGGGACGCCGGGCCAGCAGCGGTTCTGGTTCATGTGGGACGACCTGGTGCGCGGCGCGATCGGCGCCGTGGTCCTCGCCGACACCCGCCGCCTCAAGGACTGCTTCCCGGCGCTCGACTACTTCGAGAGCTGCGGACTGCCGTACGTCGTCGCGGTCAACCACTTCGACGGCAGCGAGCGGTTCGACGCCGACGACGTGCGCGATGCCCTCACAGTGCCTCCACACATACCTGTCATGATCATGGACGCCAGGCGCCGGATCTCGGTCGTCGAGACCCTGCTCGCGCTGGTGGGGCACGCGCTCGACGCGAGCCCCGAATAA
- a CDS encoding protein phosphatase 2C domain-containing protein — translation MRTELVSEPGDPTRPNEDFASVGLPASGQGGSLVVLDGVTPPPGDDGCLHSVHWFSAHLGGALTELSVSRRDLTLAEILSRSIRRTSEAHSDTCDLSHPRTPQATVVLARWSGDLVEYLVLSDSALLLESPAGEVTPVLDDRLARVPRASLASDAIADATVRNKEGGFFTAAADPSVAARAVTGIVSRAEVRALAALTDGATRWVEKFGEGDWGGLFTVVRKEGAQSLVDRVRTLERADAEARVRLRRSKTHDDATVVFVEW, via the coding sequence ATGCGCACCGAACTCGTATCCGAGCCGGGTGACCCGACCCGCCCCAATGAGGACTTCGCATCGGTCGGCCTTCCGGCGTCAGGGCAAGGAGGATCACTGGTCGTCCTCGACGGCGTGACTCCCCCGCCGGGCGACGACGGCTGTCTGCATTCCGTCCACTGGTTCTCCGCACACCTCGGCGGAGCCCTGACCGAACTGTCCGTTTCCCGCCGGGATCTGACCTTGGCGGAGATCCTTTCCCGGTCCATCCGGCGCACTTCCGAGGCCCACTCCGACACCTGTGACCTTTCTCACCCGCGCACGCCCCAGGCAACCGTGGTCCTCGCCCGCTGGTCAGGCGACCTCGTCGAGTACCTGGTCCTCTCGGACTCGGCCCTTTTGCTGGAGTCCCCCGCGGGCGAGGTGACACCGGTCCTGGACGACCGCCTCGCCCGTGTCCCCCGCGCCTCTCTCGCCTCGGACGCGATCGCCGACGCGACCGTCCGCAACAAGGAGGGGGGCTTCTTCACGGCCGCCGCCGATCCGTCGGTCGCGGCCCGGGCGGTGACGGGGATCGTGTCCCGGGCCGAGGTCCGTGCCCTGGCCGCCCTGACGGACGGCGCGACCCGCTGGGTGGAGAAGTTCGGGGAGGGCGACTGGGGCGGTCTGTTCACCGTCGTCCGCAAGGAGGGCGCCCAGTCCCTCGTGGACCGCGTACGGACGCTGGAACGGGCCGACGCCGAGGCGCGGGTACGGCTGAGGCGGAGCAAGACGCACGACGACGCGACGGTGGTCTTCGTGGAGTGGTGA
- a CDS encoding roadblock/LC7 domain-containing protein translates to MTAPSTFGLSSEARNLHWLLTNLVEEVPGLQSVAVVSSDGLLLLSSDPGRNAEARTGAEARPTGPKGSSADLATIVSGIGSLTIGAAKLMDAGGVKQTMVAMDEGSLFVMSISDGSLLGVHGAPDCDMSVVAYHMALFVGRAGHVLTPELRSELRQSLEAKPTGSAQ, encoded by the coding sequence TTGACCGCGCCCAGTACCTTCGGCCTGAGCAGTGAAGCCCGCAATCTGCACTGGCTGCTGACGAACCTCGTCGAGGAGGTGCCGGGCCTCCAGTCGGTCGCGGTCGTCTCCTCCGACGGTCTGCTGCTGCTGTCCTCCGACCCCGGGAGGAACGCGGAGGCCCGCACCGGGGCGGAGGCGCGCCCCACCGGCCCCAAGGGATCCTCCGCGGACCTCGCCACCATCGTCTCCGGCATCGGCAGCCTCACCATCGGCGCCGCCAAGCTGATGGACGCGGGCGGGGTGAAACAGACGATGGTCGCGATGGACGAGGGCAGCCTCTTCGTCATGTCGATCAGCGACGGCTCGCTGCTCGGGGTGCACGGCGCCCCGGACTGCGACATGAGCGTGGTGGCGTACCACATGGCGCTGTTCGTCGGCCGCGCCGGGCACGTCCTGACGCCCGAACTCCGCAGCGAGCTACGCCAGTCACTCGAAGCCAAGCCGACGGGGAGTGCCCAGTGA
- a CDS encoding TetR/AcrR family transcriptional regulator: MTSQAPTPAYRRLSVEERRSQLLEAALSLFAHRAPEEVSLDDVAEAAGVSRPLVYRYFPGGKQQLYEAALRSAAEDLEHCFAEPPEGPLSERLARAVDRYLAFVDQHDAGFTALLQGGSVVETSRTTAIVDGVRRAAAEHILDHLGVKDPGRRLRMTVRMWITAVEGASLSWLDGGKEPPLDELRDWLVEQFVAMLVVSAGRDPQTAGVVQAALVLEGREGALGKLARAVLPVIGDAARLL; this comes from the coding sequence ATGACCTCGCAGGCTCCCACCCCCGCATACCGCCGGCTGAGTGTCGAGGAGCGGCGCTCGCAGCTCCTCGAAGCGGCGCTGTCCCTCTTCGCGCACCGGGCACCCGAGGAGGTCTCGCTCGACGACGTGGCGGAGGCGGCGGGCGTGTCACGGCCTCTTGTGTACCGGTACTTCCCGGGCGGCAAGCAGCAGCTGTACGAGGCCGCCCTGCGGTCCGCCGCGGAGGATCTGGAGCACTGCTTCGCGGAGCCCCCCGAGGGGCCGCTGAGCGAGCGGCTGGCCCGAGCTGTGGATCGGTACCTGGCGTTCGTGGACCAGCACGACGCCGGGTTCACCGCGTTGCTTCAGGGAGGCAGTGTCGTCGAGACCTCCAGGACGACGGCCATAGTGGACGGCGTGCGGCGGGCGGCGGCAGAGCACATTCTGGATCATCTGGGCGTGAAGGATCCGGGGCGACGGCTGCGGATGACCGTGCGGATGTGGATCACGGCGGTGGAGGGCGCCTCGCTGAGCTGGCTGGACGGGGGCAAGGAGCCGCCGTTGGACGAGCTGCGGGACTGGCTCGTGGAGCAGTTCGTGGCGATGCTCGTGGTCAGTGCCGGACGTGATCCGCAGACCGCCGGCGTGGTGCAGGCCGCACTCGTCCTGGAGGGGCGGGAAGGTGCCCTGGGGAAGCTGGCCCGGGCGGTTCTTCCGGTGATCGGTGACGCCGCGCGGCTGCTGTGA
- a CDS encoding DUF742 domain-containing protein has product MSPSSAPKLPIRGGDRKPARVRPYSLTGGRTRFGHVLLVETFVAAIEAPEERKELTNGSLATRVMPEMQAIVELCRRMRTVAEIAALLRMPLGVVRVLLSDLADQGKIRVYGTGHGPGQPDRALLERVLNGLRRL; this is encoded by the coding sequence GTGAGTCCTTCCTCCGCGCCCAAGCTCCCCATACGTGGCGGGGACCGCAAACCGGCCCGCGTGCGCCCGTACTCGCTCACCGGCGGCCGTACCCGTTTCGGGCACGTGCTGCTGGTCGAGACGTTCGTGGCGGCGATCGAGGCCCCCGAGGAGCGCAAGGAGCTGACCAACGGCTCCCTCGCGACCCGGGTGATGCCCGAGATGCAGGCCATCGTCGAACTCTGCCGCCGGATGCGTACGGTGGCCGAGATCGCCGCCCTCCTCAGGATGCCGCTGGGCGTGGTCCGCGTCCTCCTGAGCGACCTGGCGGACCAGGGAAAGATCCGTGTGTACGGAACAGGTCACGGCCCGGGACAGCCGGACCGCGCTCTGCTGGAAAGGGTGCTGAATGGACTCCGTCGTCTCTGA
- a CDS encoding C40 family peptidase, translating into MSGRLVRLACTAAMASGALLASTPAVVAAPDPGAEKRSVTRLLTDLQQLYQDAERATETYNATAEKLKKQKAEVARIDGNLAKSRLSLHDSRAAAGRLARQQYQNSGEISSYVRLLLARDPQHALDEGHVIGQLAQERVETVDRLQGTERRTDALARKARKALDDQLVLAERQKKERDEVRARLKDVEVLLASLSAGQIAELARLEKSGVTEAQQKFVASGALSSARPPTREGEKAARYAVEQIGKPYVWGAEGPGAYDCSGLTSQAWQHAGRTIPRTSQEQWARLPHIPLSELRPGDLVIYFPEATHVALYLGDGLVVQAPRPGTDVKVSPIAANPLLGAVRPDPDGKTLRHYTPPKLASR; encoded by the coding sequence GTGTCAGGAAGGCTTGTGCGTCTGGCTTGTACGGCCGCCATGGCGTCGGGGGCGCTGCTGGCCTCCACGCCGGCGGTGGTTGCCGCGCCGGATCCCGGGGCCGAAAAGCGGTCCGTGACCCGGTTGCTGACGGATCTTCAGCAGCTTTACCAGGACGCCGAGCGCGCCACCGAGACGTACAACGCCACGGCGGAGAAGCTGAAGAAACAGAAGGCCGAGGTCGCCCGGATCGACGGGAACCTCGCCAAGTCCCGCCTCTCCCTGCACGACAGCCGCGCGGCGGCGGGGCGGCTCGCCCGGCAGCAGTACCAGAACAGCGGCGAGATCTCGTCGTACGTACGGCTGCTGCTCGCCCGCGATCCGCAGCACGCCCTGGACGAGGGACACGTGATCGGGCAGCTGGCGCAGGAGCGGGTCGAGACCGTCGACCGGCTGCAGGGGACGGAGCGCAGGACCGACGCTCTCGCACGGAAGGCGCGCAAGGCGCTCGACGATCAACTCGTCCTCGCCGAACGGCAGAAGAAGGAGCGCGACGAGGTGCGGGCGCGGCTCAAGGACGTCGAGGTGCTGCTCGCCTCGCTCAGCGCCGGTCAGATCGCCGAGCTCGCCCGGCTGGAGAAGTCGGGAGTCACCGAGGCGCAGCAGAAGTTCGTGGCGTCAGGGGCGCTCAGCAGTGCGCGGCCGCCCACGCGGGAGGGCGAGAAGGCGGCGCGCTACGCCGTGGAGCAGATCGGGAAGCCGTACGTGTGGGGGGCCGAGGGTCCCGGGGCGTACGACTGCTCGGGGCTCACTTCGCAGGCCTGGCAGCACGCCGGGCGGACCATCCCCCGGACCAGCCAGGAGCAATGGGCCCGGTTGCCCCACATTCCGCTGAGCGAGCTTCGCCCCGGGGATCTGGTGATCTACTTCCCCGAGGCCACCCATGTCGCCCTGTATCTGGGCGACGGCCTGGTCGTGCAGGCCCCGAGACCGGGAACCGACGTCAAGGTCTCCCCCATCGCCGCCAACCCGTTGCTCGGAGCCGTCCGCCCGGACCCGGACGGAAAGACCCTGCGGCACTACACACCACCGAAGCTCGCGTCCCGATAG
- a CDS encoding sensor histidine kinase has translation MRSRRTGKQATSGAGQSASEGGAERTPGAAGQTPAGKGRSAHVRNRLIVAVAVVAAAIAGAGAPTVLAASEQLNDSQNLVTLAGRTQQALTLAHALADERDEVTSYIAAGRPKSKAPSEQRSARVDRQVDEVRADEDAPAVLLKDLDGIGTARRAALTGKSTALEAHEAYSDVITELHALAEDLAEQLPPRAGAGAHALAELDSAVQQSAAARGLLLAALNIPRTTQTVINPITGLASTTSGSSPADTKQRDALSAAAQQARLRSDAALADFRETAPKDAKASYDSTVTGPDVTTADKYLTELTDQPTLSDSELDSSTNKVDAALSARVELMRGAEASFYDHRTKDLERLRDDDVTALEIRIALIGTLLLVAVGVSMAMARTLTRPLSVLRRGSARLAADPGAQEPVKFTGRNDEFAQVVRSVNALHAHAAALHERLATLEADRKHLIGQRQLMADERDRLRAELADAAAHLEQVRGTIHGTFVNLALRTLGLVERQLGVIEGLEEREQDPERLGTLFKLDHFATVMRRHSENLLVLAGHEHVQHHAGPVPLVDVVRAAVSEIERYERVRIAVLPPHAHLAGFAADDLSHLVAELLENASSFSPPDLPVEVSGWLLENGEVMLSVQDEGIGMAADRMAQLNARLSEFDPEDAYDQESGEGLGLGLYVVARLAHRHGVRVQLREQKQGGTAAVVVLPKTLFATAPAATVPSASPVAGAAPSVVLPGADAEANSNVLRGRSALTARGQAGPAVPTAPVGDEDPLIAAAEEAVRADAAAEEVAYAPEPTPSETTMELLAPLVPPDEPVAPAHEPAVSAATPDPYAIGPDSHERVSDEETERVTDKGLPKRTPKISAPAPVPRPRVGGVDAEALRRRLGGFHRGATEGRRDVEAEIAEQTAQTPTPHHTARNTAQDQARDAVRQQDAVDASGGTVEEASS, from the coding sequence ATGCGGTCTCGGCGCACAGGCAAGCAGGCGACTTCCGGAGCCGGGCAGTCGGCCTCCGAAGGGGGCGCGGAGCGCACTCCGGGTGCCGCGGGGCAGACCCCTGCGGGCAAGGGCCGCTCCGCTCACGTGCGCAATCGGCTGATCGTCGCCGTGGCGGTCGTCGCGGCCGCCATCGCCGGCGCCGGAGCCCCCACGGTCCTCGCGGCCTCCGAGCAGCTGAACGACTCCCAGAACCTGGTGACGCTCGCCGGGCGGACCCAGCAGGCGCTGACGCTCGCCCACGCGCTGGCCGACGAGCGCGACGAGGTCACCTCGTACATCGCCGCGGGCCGGCCGAAGTCCAAGGCGCCCTCCGAGCAGCGCAGCGCCCGGGTCGACCGGCAGGTCGACGAGGTGCGGGCGGACGAGGACGCGCCCGCCGTCCTCCTGAAGGACCTGGACGGCATCGGCACCGCCCGCAGAGCGGCGCTCACCGGCAAGAGCACCGCTCTCGAAGCGCACGAGGCGTACTCCGACGTCATCACCGAACTCCACGCCCTCGCCGAGGACCTGGCCGAGCAGCTGCCGCCCCGCGCGGGCGCCGGCGCGCACGCCCTCGCCGAGCTGGACTCCGCGGTCCAGCAGTCCGCCGCCGCCCGCGGACTGCTCCTCGCGGCCCTCAACATCCCGCGCACCACCCAGACGGTCATCAACCCCATCACCGGCCTGGCGTCCACCACCAGCGGCTCGTCCCCCGCCGACACCAAGCAGCGCGACGCGCTCAGCGCCGCCGCCCAACAGGCCCGGCTCCGCTCGGACGCGGCCCTCGCGGACTTCCGCGAGACGGCCCCCAAGGACGCCAAGGCCTCGTACGACTCCACGGTCACCGGACCCGACGTCACGACCGCGGACAAGTACCTCACCGAGCTCACCGACCAGCCGACGCTCTCCGACTCCGAGCTCGACTCCAGCACGAACAAGGTGGACGCGGCGCTCTCCGCCCGCGTCGAGCTGATGCGCGGCGCCGAGGCCTCGTTCTACGACCACCGCACCAAGGACCTGGAGCGGCTGCGGGACGACGACGTCACCGCGCTGGAGATCCGGATCGCCCTCATCGGCACCCTGCTGCTGGTCGCGGTCGGCGTCTCGATGGCCATGGCCCGTACGCTCACCCGCCCGCTGTCCGTACTGCGCCGGGGCTCGGCCCGCCTCGCCGCGGACCCGGGAGCGCAGGAGCCGGTCAAGTTCACCGGCCGCAACGACGAGTTCGCCCAGGTGGTCCGCTCCGTCAACGCGCTGCACGCGCACGCCGCCGCGCTCCACGAACGGCTGGCCACCCTCGAGGCGGACCGCAAGCACCTCATCGGGCAGCGCCAGCTGATGGCCGACGAGCGCGACAGGCTGCGCGCGGAACTCGCCGACGCTGCGGCCCATCTGGAGCAGGTGCGCGGCACCATCCACGGCACCTTCGTCAACCTCGCGCTGCGCACCCTCGGCCTGGTCGAGCGGCAGCTCGGGGTCATCGAGGGACTGGAGGAGCGCGAGCAGGACCCGGAACGCCTGGGCACGCTCTTCAAGCTGGACCACTTCGCGACCGTCATGCGGCGCCACAGCGAGAACCTGCTCGTCCTCGCCGGCCACGAGCACGTCCAGCACCACGCGGGCCCCGTCCCGCTGGTCGACGTCGTACGGGCCGCGGTCAGCGAGATCGAGCGGTACGAGCGCGTCCGTATCGCCGTGCTGCCGCCGCACGCGCACCTCGCCGGGTTCGCCGCGGACGACCTCTCGCACCTGGTGGCCGAACTCCTGGAGAACGCCTCCTCGTTCTCGCCACCCGACCTGCCCGTCGAGGTCTCCGGCTGGCTGCTGGAGAACGGCGAGGTGATGCTCTCCGTGCAGGACGAGGGCATCGGCATGGCCGCCGACCGGATGGCCCAGCTCAACGCCCGCCTCTCCGAGTTCGACCCGGAGGACGCCTACGACCAGGAGAGCGGCGAGGGACTCGGGCTCGGCCTGTACGTGGTGGCCCGGCTCGCCCACCGGCACGGCGTCCGCGTACAGCTGCGGGAGCAGAAGCAGGGCGGCACCGCGGCCGTGGTCGTCCTCCCCAAGACGCTGTTCGCGACCGCCCCCGCCGCCACGGTCCCCTCGGCCTCCCCGGTCGCCGGAGCCGCCCCCTCGGTCGTCCTCCCGGGCGCCGACGCGGAGGCCAACTCGAACGTGCTGCGCGGCCGTTCGGCCCTCACGGCACGGGGCCAGGCGGGCCCGGCCGTTCCCACCGCTCCCGTCGGTGACGAGGACCCGCTGATCGCCGCCGCGGAGGAGGCCGTACGAGCGGACGCCGCCGCGGAGGAGGTGGCCTACGCTCCCGAGCCGACGCCCTCCGAGACCACCATGGAGCTGCTGGCACCGCTGGTCCCGCCGGACGAGCCGGTGGCCCCGGCCCACGAGCCCGCGGTGTCCGCCGCCACTCCCGACCCCTACGCCATAGGCCCCGACTCCCACGAACGGGTGTCGGACGAGGAGACGGAGCGGGTCACCGACAAGGGACTGCCCAAGCGGACGCCGAAGATCTCGGCGCCCGCACCGGTTCCCCGGCCGCGCGTCGGTGGTGTGGACGCCGAGGCGCTGCGGCGCAGGCTCGGCGGCTTCCACCGGGGCGCGACGGAGGGCCGCCGCGACGTGGAGGCCGAGATCGCCGAACAGACGGCCCAGACGCCCACCCCGCACCACACCGCACGGAACACCGCGCAGGACCAAGCGCGGGACGCGGTGCGACAGCAGGACGCAGTAGACGCATCGGGGGGCACAGTCGAGGAGGCAAGCAGTTGA